Below is a window of Polyodon spathula isolate WHYD16114869_AA chromosome 42, ASM1765450v1, whole genome shotgun sequence DNA.
agcattgtaaagcacagagaggtctggtaaagcatagggaagcattgtaaagcatagggaagcattgtaaagcacatagaggtctggtaaagcatagggaagcattgtaaagcaatgcATAGTAAAGCATGTATGTagtgtattgtatatgcattgtgattgcagggtgtattgtatatgcattgtgattgcagggtgtattctgtattgtatatgcattgtgattgcagggtgtattgtatatgcattgtgattgcagggtgtattctgtattgtatatgcattgtgattgcagggtgtattgtatatgcattgtgatcgcagggtgtattgtatatgcattgtgatcgcaaggtgtattctgtattgtatatgcattgtgattgcagggtgtattgtatatgcattgtgatcgcagggtgtattgtatatgcattgtgattgcagggtgtattctgtattgtatatgcattgtgatcgcagggtgtattgtatatgcattgtgatcgcagggtgtattgtatatgcattgtgatcgcagggtgtattgtatatgcattgtgatcgcagggtgtattctgtattgtatatgcattgtgattgcagggtgtattctgtattgtatatgcattgtgattgcagggtgtattgtatatgcattgtgaATGCAGggtgtattgtatatgcattgtgatcgcagggtgtattctgtattgtatatgcattgtgattgcagggtgtattgtatatgcattgtgattGCAGGGTGTATTGTCTATGCATTGTGATCGCAGggtgtattgtatatgcattgtgatcgcagggtgtattgtatatgcattgtgatcgcaggtgtattctgtattgtatatgcattgtgatcgcagggtgtattctgtattgtatatgcattgtgatcgcagggtgtattgtatatgcattgtgatcgcagggtgtattgtatatgcattgtgatcgcagggtgtattctgtattgtatatgcattgtgatcgcagggtgtattgtatatgcattgtgatcgcagggtgtattctgtattgtatatgcattgtgatcgcagggtgtattgtatatgcattgtgattGCAGGGTGTATTCTGTATTGTCTATGCATTGTGATTGCAGggtgtattgtatatgcattgtgattgcagggtgtattgtatatgcattgtgatcGCAGGGTGTATTGTTTATGCATTGTGATCGCAGggtgtattgtatatgcattgtgatcgcagggtgtattctgtattgtatatgcattgtgatcgcagggtgtattctgtattgtatatgcattgtgattgcagggtgtattctgtattgtatatgcattgtgatcgcagggtgtattctgtattgtatatgcattgtgatcgcaggtgtattctgtattgtatatgcattgtgatcGCAGGGTggtgtattgtatatgcattgtgatcgcagggtgtattctgtattgtatatgcattgtgattgcagggtgtattgtatatgcattgtgattGCAGGGTGTATTGTCTATGCATTGTGATTGCAGggtgtattgtatatgcattgtgatcgcagggtgtattctgtattgtatatgcattgtgatcgcaggtgtattctgtattgtatatgcattgtgatcgcagggtgtattctgtattgtatatgcattgtgatcgcagggtgtattgtatatgcattgtgatcgcagggtgtattgtatatgcattgtgatcGCAGGGTGTATTCTGTATTGTCTATGCATTGTGATCGCAGggtgtattgtatatgcattgtgatcGCAGGGTGTATTCCAGTGTGTCTCTCACCTTGCTTAGCGGCAGCACCATGAAGGCCCCGCCTCCACTGGCCTCCACGATCATGGCCACGTATTTGGGGTTGACGGTGCAGAAGTTGCTGTCCCACGTCATCTGAGAGATGCGGACGTCATCGTAGCACTGATCAGCCTTCATCGCCTGACCAAACACATGCCGGAACTTACTGGAGCGCACCACCTTCGGAGCCATCGTACTGGGAGCACTgggaaagaaacacacagaggaACACATCAGGGGCTGTTCTAGATTGGGAGAGGAACACATTAGGGATTGGGAgaacaaacgaaaggaggccattcggcccatcttgctcgtttggttgttcgcagcttattgatcccagagtctcatcaagcagcttcttgaaggatcccagggtgtcggcttcaatatcagagttggttccagaccctcacgattctcagTTCATAGAttgcttcttcaatttcagtgtctcccgtatggtatttataatggacatttgtattACCTGCgagcagtaccttacacttttctctattaaatggcaTTTTTCATGTGCTGCCCCATTCAGAAGAGGGACTGCCTCTCATTCCTGCCTTGCACCTTTCTCTGGGGACTTGGGTTCTAATCCTTGTGGGAGACAGTGATGCAGGAAGACAGACATACTGACAGCTCTACCCTATACTCTATACCAGGGGACTGttcaatttaacatgaaataaaacaGGAAGTATCTTTGCAAGACTAAGTTAGATCAGAAGAGACTCAACCTCAAGCCTTCCTGTGAGCTACGTGTTTCTCAGACTCTCACACTGCCAACGCAactgccagagagagagagagagagagagagagagagagagagagagagagagagagagagagagagagagactgacttaTAAGGACATAATCTGGCAGCAGAGTCAAACCTCCTATTTCCGGAGTCAAAAAGATCAACCGTTGCTGCCTAATCCAATCCAGGGAGGgggtcatttaaaaacattaaaacaggtCAATAAGACTCAATACGGTAgttacctaaccctaaccctaaccctaaccctaaccctaaccctaaccctaaccctgaccctaaatCCACACCTCCTTTGCAGGccacttttttttacaatgctgaTTTGCTCCTATTGATGTCAATGTAAAGCCTCATTTAGTATTAAAGCCATGGTCATACTATTTACCGTAGTTTAGGGATTAC
It encodes the following:
- the LOC121305346 gene encoding coronin-1C-A-like, which gives rise to MAPKVVRSSKFRHVFGQAMKADQCYDDVRISQMTWDSNFCTVNPKYVAMIVEASGGGAFMVLPLSKTGRVDMSQPLVCGHTGPVLDIEWCPHNDDIIASGSEDCTVMVRPYRHTLLTLCIPICIYRPLQTP